The Phalacrocorax carbo chromosome 2, bPhaCar2.1, whole genome shotgun sequence region GCAGATATAATGGTTTGGTGATCAAATTCAAGACTGAATGAGAAGGTGCAATTTTTCAATTTGTGCGTGTGATGCGCTTAACCAGCCTTTACAGTAAGTTTCCCAAGGGCTGAGAATGAGCACTCTATgacaaaaactgttttcatcCAAACAGGCCTTTATTTCCCCGGGAACAGAGGTTGCAGCAGGTGAGCTGTTTGGCAGAGACATGCTGTGTGGCTGCCAACCGCTGGACCCACAGCAAATTGCATATTTGTTGTCTTTAAAGAGACATTTAATTAGAGAAGATCAGGCAGTGGCATGAGGAAAAGTTGAACTTGGTTTATTGAAAACGAGCCAGCAGTTTGGTGGTGTATTTTCTTGCAACACAGATCCAGGCTGAAGTCCTTCTCACTCTGGTGCCCCTTGGGTGAGTTCCTAAACCACAAGATCAAGTGGTTCTTCTGACaatcttcatattttttctgctACAGTCAATAGCTATCTTATTCAGGAATGGATGCTTGCAAAAATCTCATTGCTGCAGTATGAGAAAACTATTCTTTTCCTACCTGCGTGGTGTGCACAACACCACAGAGGAGTCGTCCAAAGCCTTGGGTGGCTCTGGGAGGGCACACCTAAAAGTGAGGGCCGTGTCTTATAGTAGTGGAATACAGGAGGAGACCAGTCTTAGACCACCCATTGCCTGATTTAGCTGATGCACTCTTGTGTCGCGGTCCCACCACGAGCAAAGCCATACTGTCACGTACAGAGACCCCGTATCTGCCAAGCGCACAAGCAGCGTGCGCCGGGTGGCTGCAACCAAACCACTGCTCAACGTGGAGAAACTCAGGAGTTATTTttagggaggggagagaggtgGAAAGTTGCACTTTTTGAGATCTTAAGAACCTGGTTTCAATTTCTAGTGTGCTCTTCTGTGTTTCTCGAAGCAAGTAATTGCCCTATGTGTGAATCTGGAATAATTCAAAAACATATGgaatgtttttcctcttcttcttctcttttttttttttttctttctttatgccAGTGTTCTGGCTGTTCCTCATACCTCTCCTGTATTATCAAGGTGGGTTTTTTACCAGGTATTTTATGTTCTTGCCTAACAACAGCTCTGATCCAGGTTCATGTTTTTCTAGCTGCTTCGGGAGGCTTGGTAACAGAAAACTGAGAACTCCCGAAGGAGTGAGTGCACCTGTATTTGTACATCTGTAGCAATCTTTTACTTCCCCCAAAAAGATTACTTATCCTCTCTAAAGAAGCATAGTCCATCCTAAGGCTCAAAATGTTGGCAAAGGATAAAAACCTGTATGAGGAAtttcagaaatctgaaaatgtATCCCAAATAACGTATCTGGTCAGATTTTGAGggagatatttaaagaaaatttaccATTTAACTAGCTGTATCCCCATTTTAGCCCATAGGAACTTCACCATTGACAACTGTGAGAACTGCATTAAGCCAAAGATAAGTTCTACTCAGAAACTTATTCAAGGGCAAAGACATCCTTGCTCACATCACAACATCCTAACAACAGAGAAGAAGatgcagagattatttttttatagtttATATGTTAATAATTTATCAAAAGGGAGCTGATGATAAATGAAACAAGTTTAtcaggtaaataaataaattagatGTTAATATTCAATTTGCCGCTTCATTCATACTTACGCTGCTTCTTTGTTAGTGTGAAGCACGTTATCTGAATGCAGCAATGAGATTATTTTATCAGTATCGCTTTGCCTACAATGACCAATGTACCACAGAGAAAAATGGGCAAATCTCTATACATGAGATGCCTGAGTCTTCCTGCTTTGCTGAAAAAGCTCTCCTCAGCAGCTTGACGTCTCATAAGAGACTCTGCTGGCAACTTGTTTTCTGAGTTTATGTTTTGTCTTCAACAGTGATTCCTTCCGAGCCCAGCAAGATGATCCTGGGGACCTCCAAAGCTGGAGGTAAGAGTCTGATTATACTATTGTTGATGAATCAGTTATTCCTGACtccaggagaaaaaacagattttggttTACGAAGCTTTGTGGTGTCACAGGCAAAAACCTGCAGCTCAGGATTTCTGGATTATACCCCTGGTTCTTCTGCTGACTTGCACATCCCCGAGCAAACCATTTCATTACTCCTAATCACTATCTTTACAAAACAAGGCTACTTGTGGTGTCTGGTTAAGCTTTATGATGTTTTCAGTAGAAGTTACTCAAGAGATGCATTGCAGAAATAGAACAGGTAGGTCACTGCCACGATGCCTCTGCTTTTTGTAGTTACCACAAGGGACCACAGAGGTAGAGCTCctgctccctccatccctcagTAAAAGGTCAGTGACTctcagctttccttttcctttggctGACACGGCAATACTTCATCTAAAAGCATCACAATTAAAAATCCATGCATGGTGACAACAGGGCTGCTGCCAGAGAACCGAATTTAGGTAAGGGTCAGATCGCAGATACAGAAACGATAGCACCAGACTGAGAAGTATTCGCTGTCCGTTGCCTCCACTCACTTGTTTGCACTCCTCATGAAAGTAtttgtgaaaacctcttcaTATAAGGTTTTCTGATATGAGGGTTGGTCCTTTAAATTACATTCATATCATCTGCTGCTGGAAAgaggtaatttttattttgcctccTCCTTTATTATACAGAACTTCACAGAATTCTTTCCCAGTCTAAAACCTACTTCAGCTTTTGCAGTTGTTAGTGCTTGGAGCACAGCCACACCAGTAGCTACAGCCAGAAGTGGAGCACCTTGGTAGACTTGGGAGTTTTCAGTGGCTGCTTTTTTGTAGAAATGATCACTCAGGCAGACTGAAACACACCATAAAAATGTCGAGGAACACTGAATATGGCGAGTAGAAAGGAGTCAGTTTTTTAAGTCTGATTACACTGCTGGACAGTAGCCACCGTCAGGAGAGTAGCCACCCCAATACAGAAATATGGCATTGCTGTACTAAACACTGGACAAATGTTCTCCTCCTTTAACCTGAATGTATCAGATCTGTGTGCTGCGTTGCAGGTCTGCACGGCTCCCAGAATATTATCTGTAATATCTATTCTTAGCTAAGTGCAGAATTTCCCAaacttcaattttattttctacatctAGCAGGAATCACTTTCATTTCAACACACCACTGTCAAACAAAGTGGCATGAAATGTGCACCTTGCTGAGTTATTAAAACTAGTGTGTTGCTATTGATCCATTTCTGCAACTTTTCATGGgctgctttgtgttttttagcagtactttccttttttaatctattttcttAACCTCTAACAGGTTACTGCCAACACAAACTAAACCCAGAAATTCAGAGAGGCAAATTTAATGAATTTGAGTTTAATCCAAATAAGTTCAGCCaaggaatttaaaatgaaaggctttaaaaatattgaaacatATGTTCACTAGTATTTTCCAAGTATTTTGTTTGTGAAATGCAACGTTCTTCATAttgacatttagaaaaaaatgaaagcatttgattttaatttgatgacaatattttcatttacaatTATCCTAtataaaaaaggttaaaaaagaaagaaaaaaaaagttaagtaaTCCCCAAATTAAACGAAACATTCCTGCTTAACAATAAATCTTCAGataagctaaaaataaatagccCATTTAATTCTTAGGATAAAGAATCTCcttaaaattatgtttctaTTCATCCTCAACTTACTTTCCCCTTAATATATGCTTATGGTTACAATGAAGTAAATCCTTCAGTTGCCCAGCTCTGCATCAGTCAAATAATTTTCTACCTTCCCTAATGTCACTATCCGTTTTAGCACCCTCATGTGAAtggacactttttttttatcttttagcAATTTACTCAGAAAATGACACCTCACCTGCGCTTTATCTCTCAGTATGGCTGACTAATCAGTAACCCATAGGATTTtcagcagctggcacagctctTTACCTCACTGtgcaagacattaaaaatatatatatatatatcagtaGTTATACTGGTCTTATTTAACCAGcatcttgttttctgaaaagcaagaaatgtaATGAAATGACCAGCGTGGGTactttgcttttccagtcttcattttggtttttttttccctacaacCACCAGTCCACATGAGTTCTGCCTGAGGGTATTGCTCTGACCTGCtatctaaaatgaaaatcttgATGTTTATTGCTCCATGTCTTCTTCcactttcctctttctgctcATTCAAAAGAGGACAGATTTATGGAAGCTCTGGTCCCAGTGGAAGAGATAACCACCTCCCCAGCCTCCTTCCCAGGAGATATAAACCCCATGCAAGTCAAAACTGTCCCCACCGAGAAGATTCCTGCAGGCATATCTGCAAGggcaaaggaaaaaggcaagtAAAAGCTGTGTCGCACCTACTCTAACTTACAGCGCTCCCCGATTCCTGCCCACAGATATCTGAGGAGTCAGCATTTCTCATAGATATGTGGAATAACACTATTTTCTGCCTAAATCTGGATAGGTTACATAGAATACAGGGTGCACAACACTGCACTGGGAAGAGCAGTTCACTATCACTGACCAGGAAAGCTTAACTAACTAATTAATGAACAGTCTTCCAACTACAAATTAAACAAATGTTAGAAGACTGGCAACTGATTATGGTTCAGAATATGCACTTCTGGACACATTACTGGAAGAAGAGTTTATTCTACCTTTGCAAGTCTAATCTATGCATATGTCATCTCCAGAGACAAGCCCTGCAAGTGGCCAGAGCATGGCTTCCTCTGGAACAGCTCTGGAACTGGTACTGGCTGACAGGGGACCCAATGAACCTGCTGGAAAAGGTAACTGAAGTGGTTTTTTCCAGTTATACCTAATGAAGTATGCAGCTACCTCTATATTAAAAGGTAGATGTATGTTACATGTAAAGATTAGTTATTCTAAACCAGTTAGACAAGCACGTATCTATTGGTATTTATAAGAACAGGAGATGGAGTCATCTGCAAAAGCTTCCAACAGTTTAACCTCCTCCACCAATGTGCTACCATTATCACTTACAAAAACTATTTATGACTAGGTTGTAAGTACATTTTTCATATGGTACATGATCTAAAATGAGCTCAGTGAATGTTTCcccttgcttttgcttttaggCAGTAATTTAATCATGTCTTTGAGTTACTTTATTTTACAAGCAGCAGAAGCAATAAAAGGAATTTCCCCTGCTCCTCACTCTGACCTCTTGCCAAAGTCTTGCCAGATTCAGCCTTTTTCTTGCCATTTCTGAGTCTGTTCCAACTCCTCCTCAGAGTTCACGGATTTCCCAAGACGTTTCAGACCTGTCACTGCTGTAAATCCACACTCACAGACTGTCCCATCCACCTTGTTAGGCTTCCAATGAGGAAAGCAgtcccagggctgggacagggcagaTATAAAGAACCACCCAGCCTTCTGTCATACTGGAAAATCTTATAGTAAAATATCCGTTTTTAGAGAGCGCATGCCAGTGTACGGACCTGGGGCTTGTTCTTAGTGGATGACCGTGAGTGAGCAAAGACCCAAGCAGGCACATGGTCAGAATTTCCTACTGGGGGAAGTAATCCAGGATTGTCCCTGAAAAGCAGGAAGAGCCAGCCTAGAGCTGCAGAAGGGAAGATGGGATTACTTATGGGAGCAAGGAGGATGCACAGGGAACAGAAGCCCgccctctctcttccccagtccaaccatcagccccTTCGAGTCCTTTCCCTGGCAAAGTCCCAAAAGAGACCGCCTTGACATCATTTTTCCTGACATGGAACACACTCTACTCTCAGATCTTAGACATAATTCCCACAGCATCAGCTCTTCCTGAGTGGTGAAGCCACAGAGGCATTAGAGCTGGGACACGGAGGTGTCAAGACCTCGGCAGCACAGTAACCGTTATGACAGGTAGCTCCTGCATTTGGGACAGAAGCATCATAGCTCTAATCGAATCGCAGTTAAAAAGCATAAATGTGATAATCTAAGGTGGTCTTCCCTGGGCTGTAATATCAGGAAACAAcctcttcaaaatgaaaatccagCCTCTTTCCTTTGGGAAAGATTGCTCTGTAACAGTGGTGAAGGAATCGTGTACATCTTAGTCCTAGTAGACCTTTAATGCTAGGTGGAaagtatttcaaatgaaaaaaaaaaaaaaagctattgcaCAGCATAGTCACTGCTTCGGCTATCTCTGTGCAAGCACAAGAGGTTAGGACTCTGTTTTCTGAATTAGCCAAGATGGAAGTTACTGAACACTCAGCTAGGTTTGAatattgcagaagaaaaatttaactATGAAGGATTACAAAGGACTGCAAAGTACTTTCATTGCAATCTAATTGGACTTGTAATTTACATCTTCATAGGGTTCTCTCTTCCCCTTAAATATTTCCCAGCGCTTCTGCTGTCGTAGTATTCTAAGAGTATTCATGGACTGGAGCAATGATTTGGAAATAGTAAAATGTTGACTTTAAAAAGTTCTGATATCTCTGAAAATACTTCTACATCACAAGAGAGCTCCCACCAGTGAAAACATGGTGTgtcaaataacattttttgctTTATAGTATGTGAGCGATTAACCTTCCTGCGAGAGAGAGGAAACGGAACGGTGAAGAGGGAGATGCCCCAGCTAGGAGAAATGCTGTTCTGTTTAACTCAGCGATGCCCACAGGAATTTGAATCTTACGGTTGCTACTGTGGCCAAGAAGGAAGAGGTTATCCTACTGATGCACTGGACAGGTGTGGGCTCTTCTATAATCTGCCATTAACTGTGGGTATTATTGGGCTGCCCATGGACCAACAAAGAACCATATGCCTTTTGTTGGGCCTTGTATTGCTTCTATAGCCAGgccacattttgaaaaaaaatacacctaaATACTTAAAACATGAAATACTCAAATGTCACTAAGACACATTCTATTATTGCATCAATGTTTTGGAGAGGacttaaaataagaaaggagAACAATGGGAGGtaagcagagcagaaggaagagtGTACCAAAAGAGATGAGGAAAACGGTTTGCTGTGAAACTTGGCTAAGAGGTAGTTCGgaaagtgatttaaaaagaGTTAACATACAGCTGTGCTGCACTGTCCTTCAGAAGAGAGCACAGCTCGAGTGAAGCACTGCCTGAGCTGCAGCCAAGAGACCTGCTGTGCTCGACTGTGTGCTGTCACAGCACGGCTGACAAAGAGGAGGATTTCTGGAGTAATGCTGAGAATTCAACCAAAGTAAAGACATCTCCTTTAAGAGTGTCGCATTTGCAACTAAAAATCTTCCCTGTATGGAAGTTCGTAAGAGTTGGGGCCACATTAGGTCTACGTATAGCCCTTAGTACACAGCACACACAGTTTTCCCACACCTGCGCACAAGTAAGACTGCCTACGCATGATCACTAGAGTAGATGAAGGCTAGTGAAGGCTCTGGCTATCATGACGcagttttcagattttcagccAACAACACTTGAACACTCAAAGACACTTCTCACAGAGGATTAGGTCACAGTTACAATTGTAACTATACGCcctaaatttaaacaaaaaaaccctaaaaaactATACCACTGTTAAACATATGATACCAAAGGTATGAGGAAGGAGGGAGTGGAAGTAAGAACCAGTATAGGAGAGTAGGAACCATTTGGagtggttttcttcttctttatgGAAAAGACTTTTCTGTGATGAAAACCAGGATCTCTCAGTTTTAATGGGCATTGAAAATAAAGAGATAAAATAATTGGAAATACTCTGTGATGCACGAAGagtaagtatttttcatttacatcTACTATTTATTTTAGGTGCTGCTTCTCTCATCACTGTTGTATGGAACAAGTTAAGAAACTTGGATGTCGTGCAGAAAGAACTTCAAGATCTGAAGTTGTATGTTTTGATCATAAGCCAAAATGTAAGTTTGGGTTAGAGGAAATTTTTCACGTCCTGATGACAGTGTACCAAAGCGTTACAGACTGAATGCCACCATGCCTGTCTGCTGCTAGAGCTGCgtatggaaacagaaaaatttggCTTCCAAACGTTAGCAATGCTTACCATAAAACCGAGCCTTTTTCCTAGATAAGATAAAGGTTATTACACCACCGTGTATGATGTAACCAGGTCAGGCTGAGATAATTACATTGAGATATTTTATGGTTGGAGACAGAAGCCAGCTGGTGGTGTCGTTACATTCACAAACTCAACTAAAGCCAATTGGACCTTCAGCTGTCCAGCACCTTGGTGTCAGGCTTATATTTAGACAGTTAAAGGTGAATTTGGAGACTAAAATTCAAGGCCgatttgaaaattttattttcaaaagcttatCCACCCATGACAAATTATACATTGATTAATGGTAACtgctataaaatattaattctgaaACTTCATTTTAAGGTATTGGTTGGAGCATGTGTGAGAAATTACTATGTGCTTGCGATAAGACAGCAGCCGAGTGCATGGCTTCTGCCTTCTTCAATGAAAGCCTTAAGTTTCCACACAGGCAAGACTGCCAAGAGGGGAAAGTCTTATGTCAAAGTGACCCTCATGAAAGGCCTTCAATCGGCACAGAAATAGGCACCGGGATTTCCAGCTCCGAGGAGAGCAGTGAGGAGGAAGGTCCACTGTGGAGTGTAttcagaagagcaaagagaGATACACCATCCCGTTGGAAACTCCAGAACTGTGCAACGTGAAAGCAGATAACCAACCACCACCACGTGCTTGAGAAACGGCACGGAGACTTTCACTGTCGGCCATTGCGTACCTTACTCTTTCTTACCACTCTACAGGCTGCCCTGTACTTCGCAGCACAAATGATGTAATCATAGACTAGGCATTAAATGTTAGGGTGTATAACTCCTTACTGTAGTGAAATCAGCACTATGGACCATCTTTTTAGGTCAGATATTAccataaataattatttgacGGTGTtctgtaaaatttaatttgatttctatGCAAAAACTGTTCTGATGAAAGACTGATTTTTGTTAACTGTGTAGTTGGTACAGGCTGGAACTTGCTGATGGTGGCTaagtatttttggtttttaattaaacCAATCTGCAACTAATTCCAACTCCTTTTGCAGACAGTCTTCTTTTACTGAGCTTAGCAGGAAACATCCAAAAGAAAAGCTAAGGTAATTACATGAAAATTagttccttcttcccttcctatCTAACTGCAATTTTCAACCCACAGAGTTTCTGCTGTTCAATCAGATCTTGACAGTAAGACACATTCCTTGTCCCAAAGCTGGGTTCTAGGCACGGTTATCTCCAGTTTTGAGAGATTTCAGGAtgttaaagggaagaaaattaaagattCTGTTTCCTGGTATCAATTAAAACTCATTTATTCTGAAGTATGTAATGTAAAGCTGGAATAaggctttttgcttttcactgaACCCAagtttgtttgccttttttcttttttcccaaattCACCATTCATAAGATTCACCAGTTATCAGACAACAGCAGTAAAAGGATATGTACAATCTTTTACTTGATAAGGTGCTATTTTAGGCTATGCTTTGATCATAAAATATTGCcacaagaaaaaattactaGAACTTGGCTACTAATTACAAAgctaaacaacaaaaaaccccagctagGGTCAAAATCACTATGAACCTTGTTACTTTGATAGGAAAGATGTGCACAAAGGCATAATCTTTATGTCTTTCTGATTAGATTTCAGTTGTACAGCACACAACAGTGCAAATACACAGCTTTAACCCAGAAGGTGACCTGCCCAAAATAGCACGTAACATCTTATTCAATGGGATTACTCATATTTCCATAATTTCTCTGAGCATGtatttgcaaaaccaaaaccatactAATAAGGTACTTCCTCTGTAAGCACATTGAATTGTATGAGTGAAGGTCTGACTTCTTGCTTAAAAGCAGTCCTATCATTTTCACTTGATTGACCATTCATCTGTTGACCTGCCATGTTGACCATGactttgttctgtgtttgcatCACTTGTGAGATCTTTTAACGGTTAGATTGGTGATTCCCAGTCTTTTATTCAGTTGAGTCACGTTGGTGTTCCTCTGTCATATTCTCTTCAACTGCATCCTTGATCCCTAGAGCCACATCTCACGCTCTGGGAAGCAGTAACAGCACCTCACTCTCACCGGCAGCTTCCCCAGTGCTGagcactgaaagaaacaaagccggacaaccccccaccccaccctctTTGAGTTCAGAGTTTGGGTTCAGTTCTGCACTAACGTCTCAGCATAACTCCCCAGACATCTCAGAAACTAGAACCAGGAATCAAAACGAGGTAGTTTTACTTCTCAGTTGAGGTATCTTCAGATATTAAGCACGGAAGAATTCAACAGCTCAGCTACCACATTACCCGAGACACTTGCATTCTGAGTTGTACAATTCTGAGCCTGCAGACCTGCAGTAGgattaaaaaatgttaacacTGGTGTCAAACTCTACCTACTTTGCATATTCTTCATAAGTTCAACTTCAAGTGGTATGTCGAGTGGTATGCATTTGACTGTGAGGTCCTGATCATCCAGCAACAAATTAATAATTGAAGGTCAAGTTGTACCTGTCTTACTTTCTCTTGGAATTAGAAAGGTCTCTAAGAATGCTCACACTTAATGCTTCATGGTTCTTAACAAAGGTGTACTTTTGTTTGTTGCTATTAACTGGGAAAAAAGCGCagaataatgattttaaaatattttaattgaaagatTCCAAATCTCCCTTGCTTTTTAACCTTCTCTTAGAACAAAAGATTTAAAGGTGGTGTACCTGAAACTAATAGTCAGTCACCGAGGGGAGCTGCTCCGGAGCCAGCCCAATGCACAGCAGAGTGGCCGATCCTGGCATACAGGGAGGTTTCCAGTCGTACCCACTCATTAATACGTTGCTCCATTTTGGTGTCACCACCGGAATTTTGGATTCTTTGCTAACGGGATGGCCTACACAGCATCAGGCCTGCTGGCATCGGGTGGGATTCACGTTTGTCAAAGGGGAAGAAGGTCTTTGCTCACAAGCTAGTGGGATTCattgacagagctttaaactagacttgAAGGGACAGAGGGATAATACCAGGCTCGCCCGTGACAAGCCGTGGGCTGACACTCCAAGCTTAGAGGGATGGGGTGCCAGCAAGTGCCCTCAGCCTGTTGCTCTGAGGCTTGCTAAGTACACTGGAGCATACCTGAAGTCTGACAGAGATGAGCCAGGGGCTCCTGAGGAGCCAGCAAGGAAATGCCAGTGAAACACCTCAAAGGAATTAAGGGGTGCTCCGCTGACAGCTCAGCTGACGTGCCTCTACACCAACATACACAGCGTGGGCAACacacaggaggagctggaagccaccGTGCTGCTAGAGAGCTACAGCCTGGTTGctattactgaaacttggtgggatgaaTCCTGTGATTGGAGTGAGGCTATCGATGGccacaggctgttcagaagggagaGGTGAGGAAGGACGGGTGGAGGGGTTGCCCTCTATGTCAAGAAATGGATAGAGTgtgaaaagctgtttctgaagaATAGCCACGAGCAGGTTGAAAGCTCATGTGTAAGAAGCAgagactgaggcaacaaagAGAACCTTGTGGTCACCTGATCAATGAGATCctattgatgaagccttcttacTCCAGCTACCGGAGGCAACAGGTTCACAGGCTCTtgtcctgctgggggacttcaaccaccacaacatctgctggaaaagcagcacgGTGAGCTGcaggcaatccaggagattcctCGAATGCactgaggataacttcttaagccaGATAATAGATAGCCCT contains the following coding sequences:
- the OC90 gene encoding otoconin-90, which translates into the protein MIVILLVSMSMVLYSGGQDLEPPAFLPELLNTPERILNNATFFNGVFQNVESVALFFDCLGSHFTWLQSIFTNFPALFNFVNKMKCVTGFCPRDFEDYGCSCRFEMEGLPVDEADDCCFQHRKCYEEATEMECTWEPSKISADVSCSTENLTCESGDACEQFLCNCDKDAIECFVNAHINSSLNGLDVSFCPSLVTETTGNREMTTLHTEEFLHHGTDKTQAATASMEEVIPSEPSKMILGTSKAGEDRFMEALVPVEEITTSPASFPGDINPMQVKTVPTEKIPAGISARAKEKVCERLTFLRERGNGTVKREMPQLGEMLFCLTQRCPQEFESYGCYCGQEGRGYPTDALDRCCFSHHCCMEQVKKLGCRAERTSRSEVVCFDHKPKCIGWSMCEKLLCACDKTAAECMASAFFNESLKFPHRQDCQEGKVLCQSDPHERPSIGTEIGTGISSSEESSEEEGPLWSVFRRAKRDTPSRWKLQNCAT